The Methanocella arvoryzae MRE50 genome includes a region encoding these proteins:
- a CDS encoding HEAT repeat domain-containing protein, whose translation MAKSLSRANKEQLSILWDFTLPEAERIQASIKLAETGNSDLAVTFVELIKLDRSPAMRRSAIAALGMIAKVSSADMSIVRTLERIIASDWDPAVRSEAEIALSKILKRYENFCVPGKRWPSRKRRRSNGADKSSASVGGDKTWIIDGELVRQSLKGPG comes from the coding sequence ATGGCTAAGTCCCTGTCCAGAGCAAATAAGGAACAGCTCAGCATTCTATGGGACTTCACGCTGCCGGAAGCCGAACGGATCCAGGCGTCGATCAAGCTGGCAGAAACAGGCAACAGCGATCTGGCAGTGACCTTCGTCGAGTTAATCAAGCTCGACCGATCTCCGGCGATGCGCAGATCGGCCATAGCGGCGCTGGGCATGATCGCAAAAGTATCTTCCGCGGACATGTCGATAGTCAGGACCCTGGAGAGGATAATAGCATCAGACTGGGACCCGGCCGTCAGGAGCGAAGCAGAGATCGCTTTAAGCAAGATCCTGAAGCGATATGAAAATTTTTGCGTACCCGGCAAACGTTGGCCGTCTCGTAAGAGAAGGCGCAGCAATGGAGCGGATAAAAGTTCCGCCAGTGTAGGGGGAGACAAAACCTGGATCATAGACGGAGAACTGGTGCGCCAGAGCCTGAAAGGGCCGGGATAA
- a CDS encoding TIGR04083 family peptide-modifying radical SAM enzyme, translated as MPFHVMIIPTLGCPSKCHYCWSSDVNSPVMSLDTVKDIVAWLKEFRDDNVTFTFHGGEPLLAGADFYKKALPLLQKGLKDRHVAFAMQTNLWLMTPEIARVLAKYNIPIGSSLDGPEDVNDFQRGKGYYQKTMKGYTIARENGLDVKFICTFTSHSIKHKDEIIQFFMDNGWNLKLHPALPSIKGDDPGKWALDAGEYGELLVYLLDTYLENWGRFEVMNIDHLCKCVFKRHGVVCTFVDCMGDTFAVGPDGSIYPCYRFIGMPKFVMGNVKDKPTMEDLMSSKAGKLMEKFKKFVDKNCKECAHIRYCRGGCPYNAIVPTDGKIKAVDPHCVAYKRIFDEIKERQNRDLLAGTSGLEGAIMGFDPMRMAAKPGVMAIMLKRI; from the coding sequence ATGCCGTTCCACGTGATGATCATTCCGACGCTGGGCTGTCCGTCCAAGTGTCACTACTGCTGGAGCTCGGATGTTAACTCCCCCGTCATGAGCCTCGACACGGTCAAGGATATCGTGGCATGGCTGAAGGAGTTCAGGGATGACAACGTCACGTTTACCTTCCACGGGGGAGAGCCGCTGCTGGCCGGGGCGGACTTCTATAAGAAAGCGCTGCCGCTGTTGCAGAAAGGCCTGAAAGACCGGCACGTCGCCTTTGCGATGCAGACCAACCTCTGGCTGATGACGCCGGAGATTGCCAGAGTGCTGGCTAAGTATAACATCCCCATAGGCTCCAGCCTGGACGGGCCGGAGGATGTCAACGACTTCCAGCGGGGCAAAGGCTACTATCAAAAGACGATGAAGGGCTACACGATCGCCAGAGAGAACGGCCTGGACGTGAAGTTCATCTGTACCTTCACCTCGCACTCCATAAAGCACAAGGACGAGATCATCCAGTTCTTCATGGACAACGGCTGGAACCTCAAGCTGCACCCTGCGCTGCCTTCCATCAAGGGCGACGACCCCGGCAAGTGGGCGCTGGACGCCGGGGAGTACGGGGAACTGCTGGTCTACCTTTTAGATACATATTTAGAGAACTGGGGCCGGTTCGAGGTCATGAACATCGACCACCTGTGCAAGTGCGTCTTCAAGCGGCACGGTGTAGTATGCACCTTCGTGGACTGCATGGGAGACACCTTCGCCGTCGGGCCGGATGGTAGCATATATCCCTGCTACCGGTTTATCGGCATGCCCAAATTCGTCATGGGCAACGTGAAGGATAAGCCGACAATGGAAGACCTGATGAGCTCAAAAGCGGGCAAGCTCATGGAGAAGTTTAAGAAGTTCGTGGATAAGAACTGCAAGGAGTGCGCACACATCCGGTACTGCAGAGGCGGGTGTCCCTATAATGCGATCGTGCCGACTGATGGTAAGATCAAGGCCGTGGACCCGCACTGTGTGGCTTACAAGAGGATTTTCGACGAGATCAAGGAGCGGCAGAATAGGGATCTGCTTGCCGGCACATCGGGGCTCGAGGGGGCCATCATGGGGTTCGACCCGATGAGGATGGCGGCGAAGCCGGGTGTTATGGCTATAATGCTAAAAAGGATCTAA
- a CDS encoding HEPN domain-containing protein, translated as MSSLAEARAVRYLLDASYDKSLIDAAIKENIPSLALFHMEQLCEKSTKACLAILSILITKEHGFSYYVEAITKSER; from the coding sequence ATGTCTAGTTTAGCAGAAGCCCGAGCTGTAAGATATTTACTCGATGCATCATATGATAAGTCCTTAATAGACGCTGCTATTAAAGAAAATATCCCCTCTTTAGCGTTGTTCCATATGGAGCAACTATGCGAGAAATCAACGAAAGCCTGCCTGGCGATATTGAGCATTTTAATCACGAAAGAGCATGGTTTTAGCTACTATGTCGAAGCAATTACCAAGAGCGAAAGATGA
- a CDS encoding nucleotidyltransferase domain-containing protein — translation MFAIEEIISSKNCMHIIRQFLYRPDIEKYQAEVVKDSGLSYVTATRCLNTLVLGDFLHESWKGGLKIYKLKSDSPVVKHLKKFFNVAAVYEAVKHFSGQGFELYLYGSAARGEDTEDSDIDIIIIGKIDNRALVEISDGIARDMNRRVNPMVKTPIEFADLSRTNTAFYESIIRDRIRII, via the coding sequence ATGTTCGCAATCGAAGAGATTATCAGCTCGAAAAACTGCATGCATATCATCAGGCAGTTCCTTTATAGGCCGGATATCGAGAAGTATCAGGCTGAAGTTGTTAAAGATTCAGGGCTTTCTTACGTCACAGCAACCAGATGCCTGAATACGCTTGTCCTTGGTGATTTCCTCCACGAGAGCTGGAAAGGCGGGCTTAAGATATATAAACTGAAAAGTGACAGCCCGGTCGTTAAACATCTGAAAAAATTTTTCAATGTAGCTGCTGTTTACGAAGCAGTAAAACATTTCTCAGGCCAGGGCTTTGAGTTATACCTCTACGGCTCTGCCGCGAGAGGCGAGGATACGGAAGACAGCGACATAGATATTATTATCATCGGAAAGATTGACAATCGTGCACTTGTGGAAATCTCCGACGGAATTGCGAGAGATATGAACCGCCGGGTTAATCCGATGGTTAAAACCCCCATAGAGTTCGCTGATCTTTCAAGGACCAACACGGCATTTTACGAAAGCATCATTCGCGATAGGATAAGGATTATATGA
- a CDS encoding HEPN domain-containing protein, whose translation MTTFEECLKKDLIKPHPYDRQSIENELAQSEFDLQRANVSASAGDYKWATVQAYYSMFHAARALLYQNGYREKSHICIELFLGKLVNEGKLDQRYRDYFEAARDLRERADYDSSYSAENAEKSMVNARDFLDKIKSLVTPPTSQT comes from the coding sequence ATGACTACGTTTGAGGAATGCTTGAAAAAAGACTTGATAAAGCCCCACCCTTACGATCGACAGAGCATCGAGAACGAGCTTGCTCAGTCAGAGTTCGATCTACAAAGGGCAAATGTTAGCGCTTCCGCAGGAGATTATAAGTGGGCGACCGTACAGGCATATTATTCGATGTTCCACGCTGCCCGGGCCCTGCTTTATCAGAATGGCTACAGGGAAAAGAGCCACATATGCATCGAATTATTCCTTGGCAAGCTGGTCAATGAAGGGAAGCTGGATCAACGGTACAGGGACTACTTTGAAGCCGCTAGAGACCTGAGGGAGAGGGCAGACTATGACTCTTCCTATTCTGCAGAAAATGCAGAGAAATCGATGGTTAATGCCCGTGATTTCCTGGACAAGATAAAATCACTGGTTACGCCGCCGACTTCACAAACTTAG
- a CDS encoding 3'-5' exonuclease has product MEFLTVVDLEMTGLGKFDKANPVDDDYPVSIGIILAGVDEEGKAIRCLDSFHTLIRIPNPSKVEETSIFHHIYPEDLEAAPKPKEVCGQIRKFYEKHGEIPAAAWNHRVDRHFVDILFKMGKMESPIRKWVELQPEKMASLEKYVDKYVQDPAILGLDAHDALNDCIRTVGVMAALKNYDLDISGLEMVNS; this is encoded by the coding sequence GTGGAATTCTTGACCGTTGTTGACTTAGAAATGACCGGCCTCGGAAAGTTCGATAAAGCAAACCCTGTCGATGACGACTATCCCGTCAGCATCGGCATCATCCTTGCCGGCGTGGATGAGGAGGGCAAAGCCATCCGGTGCCTCGACAGCTTTCACACGCTGATCCGGATCCCGAACCCCTCGAAAGTAGAGGAGACCTCGATCTTCCACCACATCTATCCGGAGGACCTGGAGGCTGCTCCGAAGCCGAAAGAGGTGTGCGGGCAGATCCGGAAATTCTACGAGAAGCACGGCGAAATACCGGCCGCCGCATGGAACCACAGGGTAGACCGCCACTTCGTCGACATCCTGTTCAAAATGGGCAAAATGGAGTCGCCCATACGCAAGTGGGTAGAACTGCAGCCTGAGAAGATGGCAAGCCTCGAAAAGTACGTGGATAAGTATGTGCAGGACCCGGCAATCCTCGGGCTCGATGCTCATGATGCCTTGAACGACTGCATCAGGACTGTCGGGGTCATGGCTGCGCTGAAAAACTATGACCTTGACATATCCGGGCTTGAGATGGTAAACAGTTAA
- a CDS encoding helix-turn-helix domain-containing protein gives MVEKRFALVRHLRRDELDSLLKDCSDPKLSQRLLFISHLYDGDSVAVAGAKVRMVKNSAYIWARRWNAEGVGGLLTRPRSGRPSKLTGEQKEELKELLMLRDDWTTREVKELISEDFDVEITENGVYRMLRSWKMKLGKPYEEDYRRPDNAEELLKKRLKKPSGSRKRMGSHLIS, from the coding sequence ATGGTTGAAAAACGGTTTGCGCTGGTCAGGCATTTGAGGCGGGATGAGTTGGATAGTCTTTTGAAGGATTGTTCTGATCCGAAATTGAGTCAGAGGCTCTTGTTCATTTCTCATTTGTATGATGGTGATTCGGTGGCGGTGGCCGGTGCTAAAGTGCGGATGGTGAAGAATTCAGCGTATATCTGGGCTCGCCGGTGGAATGCGGAGGGTGTCGGGGGATTGTTGACTCGGCCTCGTAGTGGCCGTCCATCAAAGCTGACGGGGGAGCAGAAGGAAGAGTTGAAGGAACTCTTGATGTTACGGGATGATTGGACTACCAGAGAGGTTAAGGAGTTGATAAGTGAGGATTTTGATGTGGAGATCACTGAAAATGGCGTGTACCGCATGCTCCGCTCCTGGAAGATGAAATTGGGCAAACCCTATGAAGAGGATTACCGCAGACCGGACAATGCTGAAGAGCTTTTAAAAAAACGGTTGAAGAAGCCTTCCGGGAGCAGGAAGAGGATGGGGTCCCACCTGATCAGTTGA
- a CDS encoding HFX_2341 family transcriptional regulator domain-containing protein, with the protein MAEAGIHIIPAGLEYDRIIKPLFKDFTVKKAYLLVQDPKKEKEEYKKQTKVVNTFIEKIKKVPIDWEEVHVNLYDFNDIFKTSYDLIHREVQANNKVYVNLSSAPKIMQVALTLASFLNNSKGSVELYYVEPEKYYEGALISATQKLLKSGVSEADVIREIKELAAEIHEHGLAAGEARIHRFPPFPLAKLTDTELEMLKILREKELVFQKKKVQADEDRYVNSIKEMKELLDRDLKTEVPRSNVKYYLDNLVELNLIETERYKKELRIKLTIAGSLFADTRINAR; encoded by the coding sequence ATGGCAGAAGCTGGCATTCATATCATCCCTGCCGGCCTGGAATACGATAGGATTATTAAGCCGCTGTTCAAGGATTTTACAGTAAAGAAAGCGTATCTCCTGGTCCAGGACCCGAAAAAGGAAAAAGAGGAATATAAGAAGCAGACGAAAGTAGTCAATACTTTTATTGAAAAAATTAAAAAAGTCCCCATAGACTGGGAAGAAGTTCACGTGAACTTATACGATTTCAACGACATTTTTAAAACATCATATGATTTGATCCACCGGGAAGTCCAGGCGAACAATAAAGTCTACGTCAACCTTTCTTCTGCACCCAAAATCATGCAGGTCGCCCTCACGCTCGCCAGTTTTCTAAATAATTCCAAGGGCAGCGTAGAACTTTACTATGTCGAGCCAGAGAAGTATTATGAGGGCGCCTTGATAAGCGCCACCCAGAAACTTTTAAAATCGGGCGTTTCCGAAGCTGACGTAATCAGGGAGATCAAGGAACTCGCTGCGGAAATACACGAGCATGGGCTGGCGGCAGGAGAGGCAAGAATACACAGGTTCCCCCCGTTCCCGCTGGCAAAACTGACAGATACGGAACTGGAGATGCTTAAGATTTTGAGAGAGAAAGAGCTTGTTTTCCAGAAGAAGAAAGTTCAGGCCGACGAGGACAGGTATGTAAACTCGATCAAAGAGATGAAAGAGCTTCTCGACAGAGACCTTAAAACTGAAGTGCCCCGGTCTAACGTAAAGTATTATCTTGATAATCTTGTAGAGTTAAACCTTATCGAAACCGAACGCTATAAGAAAGAGTTGCGGATCAAACTCACGATTGCAGGCTCGTTATTTGCGGACACAAGAATAAACGCAAGATGA
- a CDS encoding NifB/NifX family molybdenum-iron cluster-binding protein produces MTRCALPVDDYAGLTSMVFEHFGRTGTFAIVDADEGRINSVSVITNEQTYGSTDKNLPDFLADHGVEIVLAGMMGTCMSTPLIDRGIRVFTGAEGTVREAYEKYMAGELAEVQKSRYSF; encoded by the coding sequence ATGACCCGATGCGCGCTACCTGTGGACGATTACGCAGGCCTCACATCCATGGTATTCGAACACTTCGGCCGGACCGGAACTTTTGCCATCGTCGACGCGGACGAAGGCCGGATCAATAGTGTAAGCGTGATCACTAATGAGCAGACATACGGCAGTACTGACAAAAACCTCCCCGACTTCCTCGCCGACCATGGCGTCGAAATCGTGCTGGCGGGAATGATGGGCACCTGCATGAGCACGCCATTGATAGACCGGGGTATTAGAGTTTTTACAGGTGCCGAAGGCACGGTGCGGGAAGCTTACGAAAAATATATGGCCGGAGAGCTGGCTGAAGTCCAGAAAAGCAGATATAGTTTCTGA
- a CDS encoding MBL fold metallo-hydrolase gives MPAVVSVTVYDGAETIGGNKIYVENGGSGVFLDFGMNYSRYNEYFNEYLCDRDTRGIHDLLQLNLIPKLNIYRDDLLTSDTCGCVRSYARPDVKAVLLSHAHMDHTGNMGLLDHAIPFVASSLSLAILKAQQDVSRNAGTSAEAAYVKPRVPGDNPLVCGSAGTKTPSVGRDLYGLTEPAARLHDLMAANPLKSKPYRPGHIGHLSELDLPFEVDAYPMDHSICGAVAYRLKSPDGTIFYTGDFRFHGENGSQNMDRLVAGAREANVLIVEGTRTGREGDHPTTESDVYEHCKAAVDSTDKLVIADFSARNFERLEMFARIARETGRELVITTRDVYLLAALECADGRCRMSNLLVYDAISDSKSGCDQRLVEREYADRLLSPMEISRNPGNYILCFSFYDMKHLLDIKPNDGLYIYSSSEAFSEEQEIDHLKLFRWLRHFNIETRGIRLATENGRPEITTEPGYHASGHIAGDELEKFIDRISPDIIIPVHTTAHSWFTSRFHEKVRCLKDGESFSLN, from the coding sequence GTGCCTGCTGTGGTATCGGTAACAGTATACGATGGTGCGGAGACGATCGGCGGTAATAAAATCTACGTGGAAAACGGCGGCAGCGGAGTCTTTCTGGACTTCGGCATGAACTACTCGCGCTACAATGAATACTTCAACGAATATCTCTGCGACAGGGATACGAGGGGCATTCACGATCTGCTCCAGCTGAACCTGATACCTAAGCTGAACATATACCGTGACGATCTCCTGACGAGTGACACTTGCGGCTGCGTGAGGTCGTATGCCCGGCCGGATGTGAAAGCGGTGCTGCTGAGCCATGCCCATATGGATCATACCGGCAACATGGGGCTGCTGGATCATGCTATACCATTCGTGGCGTCGAGCCTGAGCCTGGCGATCCTGAAGGCACAACAGGACGTCTCGAGAAACGCCGGCACCAGCGCAGAGGCAGCCTACGTCAAGCCCCGTGTGCCTGGCGATAACCCGCTGGTCTGCGGCTCGGCCGGGACGAAAACGCCATCAGTCGGAAGAGACCTCTATGGGCTGACAGAGCCGGCGGCCAGATTGCACGACCTGATGGCAGCCAATCCTCTCAAGTCAAAGCCTTACCGGCCAGGCCACATCGGCCACCTCTCCGAGCTGGATCTGCCCTTTGAAGTGGACGCCTATCCCATGGACCACTCGATCTGCGGCGCCGTCGCCTACCGGCTCAAATCACCAGACGGCACCATATTCTACACAGGCGACTTCCGATTCCACGGCGAAAACGGCAGCCAGAACATGGATCGCCTCGTCGCCGGTGCCAGGGAAGCTAATGTGCTGATCGTCGAAGGCACCAGGACAGGCCGGGAAGGTGATCACCCTACGACGGAGAGTGATGTTTACGAGCATTGCAAGGCTGCCGTCGACAGTACGGATAAGCTGGTGATCGCTGATTTTTCTGCCAGGAACTTCGAGCGGCTGGAGATGTTTGCCAGGATTGCCAGAGAAACTGGCAGAGAGCTGGTGATCACGACCAGGGACGTCTACCTGCTTGCTGCACTTGAGTGCGCAGACGGCAGGTGCAGGATGAGTAACTTACTGGTCTACGACGCGATCAGCGACAGTAAATCGGGCTGCGATCAGCGGCTGGTGGAGCGAGAGTATGCAGATCGATTGCTGAGCCCCATGGAAATATCAAGAAATCCGGGGAACTACATTCTGTGCTTCTCTTTCTATGATATGAAGCACCTGCTGGACATCAAGCCGAACGACGGATTGTACATCTATTCGTCGAGCGAGGCGTTCTCGGAGGAGCAGGAGATCGATCACCTGAAGCTATTCAGGTGGCTCCGGCATTTCAACATCGAGACCCGGGGCATCAGGCTGGCTACCGAGAATGGCCGGCCCGAAATAACGACAGAGCCCGGCTATCACGCATCAGGTCACATTGCCGGAGATGAGCTGGAAAAGTTCATTGACAGAATTTCACCGGACATCATTATACCTGTTCACACCACCGCTCATTCGTGGTTTACAAGCCGGTTCCACGAAAAAGTCAGGTGCCTGAAAGACGGGGAAAGTTTCAGCCTGAATTAA
- a CDS encoding DUF234 domain-containing protein — protein sequence MRKLERGRFTDIGRWWGYHREAGLRKEIEIDAVGLNRETGEAGFFECKWKELSQAEAWTILDDLKQKAAYVEWQNHSRKEVYGIFARKIYRKDSLREDGFIAYDLDDLQWTK from the coding sequence TTGAGAAAGCTTGAGAGGGGCAGATTTACTGATATCGGCCGGTGGTGGGGCTACCACCGGGAGGCAGGTCTGAGAAAGGAGATCGAGATCGACGCCGTCGGGCTCAACAGAGAGACCGGCGAAGCGGGTTTCTTCGAGTGCAAGTGGAAAGAGCTGAGTCAAGCAGAAGCCTGGACAATCCTGGATGATCTAAAGCAGAAGGCCGCATACGTCGAGTGGCAAAACCATAGCCGCAAAGAGGTGTATGGCATATTCGCCAGGAAAATTTATAGAAAGGATAGTTTGCGCGAAGACGGGTTCATCGCCTACGATCTCGATGATCTACAGTGGACGAAGTAA
- a CDS encoding nucleotidyltransferase domain-containing protein, producing the protein MDAATQEDLKTIREVILEELSDVEAIYLFGSVAKETQNEKSDYDILVFVKKYPADKLKIISRIRYNLLGKIKRPLEIFMLDVNDLNYPSPFLYEVYHNNKLLHGKNSIVRCRDAISKMKPLVLNGVKVGYYV; encoded by the coding sequence ATCGACGCTGCAACTCAAGAAGACCTGAAAACTATACGGGAGGTTATCTTAGAGGAGCTTAGCGACGTAGAAGCGATCTACCTGTTCGGAAGCGTAGCAAAGGAAACTCAAAATGAAAAGAGTGACTACGATATTTTGGTATTTGTAAAAAAATACCCTGCGGATAAATTGAAAATCATATCGAGAATCAGATACAACCTTCTGGGAAAGATAAAAAGACCCCTTGAAATTTTCATGCTGGATGTTAATGATCTGAACTATCCATCTCCTTTCCTGTATGAGGTTTACCACAACAATAAGCTGCTCCATGGTAAAAATAGTATAGTTCGGTGCAGAGACGCCATCAGCAAGATGAAGCCCCTGGTTTTGAATGGGGTAAAAGTTGGGTATTATGTCTAG
- a CDS encoding YncE family protein has product MSVKARLSIIFLAVLLILALAGVSLATADTGSGYVDLLYAADYNHDLVHVYDVSASSFAKVATISIEKPSVVVASNDGKRVYVASSGSLTSGFYVISTANQTVIARYSLPDDGAGDIGISPDDRYVYVVTATRFIILDTATGKTSEKTIDTDRYTTLTTARDMDVNKAYFAAPGSSELFVYDSYDDAIYSYHLNCEIGYLSALSGTRLLGTDKLGEINILNYNYYTGVEGWSYTPRPVGISSSFFVPYLTVSNDQKTAYFTDRENNRVYEVNLEDFTSRRLVNVSDWESPTRGVFSSDDSKVFICDDTGVLGLYTVNNTQYAYFYGYKATDVDIATVQAAESISGATTTPKPEVVSPSPEPTDIPASWVSPTVTPTATPATTPTLAVLPVIALILSIYGMSRIYRKY; this is encoded by the coding sequence ATGAGCGTAAAGGCAAGACTATCGATTATATTCCTGGCCGTCCTCCTGATATTGGCTCTTGCAGGTGTGTCACTGGCGACCGCTGACACAGGGTCCGGCTATGTCGACTTACTTTATGCGGCTGACTATAATCACGATTTGGTGCACGTGTATGATGTCTCGGCCTCTTCGTTTGCCAAAGTAGCTACGATTTCCATCGAAAAGCCCTCGGTCGTAGTGGCGAGCAATGATGGCAAGCGTGTGTACGTGGCCAGTTCCGGAAGTCTTACCTCGGGCTTCTACGTAATCAGCACAGCTAACCAGACTGTCATTGCCCGGTACTCGCTGCCAGACGATGGTGCGGGCGACATCGGCATCAGCCCGGACGACCGGTACGTTTACGTCGTCACGGCTACCCGTTTCATCATCCTCGATACGGCTACCGGTAAAACATCTGAAAAAACCATCGATACAGACAGGTATACAACCCTGACAACAGCCAGGGACATGGACGTAAACAAGGCCTACTTTGCAGCGCCCGGCTCCAGCGAGCTGTTCGTGTACGATAGCTATGATGACGCTATATACTCGTATCACCTCAACTGCGAGATCGGCTATCTGAGCGCTCTTAGCGGCACACGGCTGCTGGGCACGGATAAGCTCGGGGAAATCAACATCTTGAATTATAACTATTATACAGGGGTAGAGGGGTGGTCTTACACGCCTCGCCCGGTGGGAATCTCATCATCCTTCTTCGTCCCCTACCTGACAGTCAGCAATGACCAGAAAACCGCTTACTTCACCGACCGGGAGAACAACAGGGTATATGAGGTGAACCTCGAGGACTTTACTTCCCGGCGGCTGGTCAACGTCAGCGACTGGGAGTCTCCCACCCGGGGAGTCTTCAGCAGTGACGACAGCAAAGTCTTCATCTGCGACGACACCGGGGTACTGGGCCTGTATACAGTCAATAATACCCAGTACGCGTACTTTTACGGGTACAAAGCGACAGATGTGGACATAGCCACCGTTCAGGCCGCCGAAAGCATTTCGGGCGCTACTACGACGCCGAAGCCGGAAGTTGTAAGCCCGTCGCCAGAGCCTACCGATATACCTGCTTCATGGGTATCTCCTACTGTCACTCCTACGGCCACTCCTGCTACGACCCCGACACTTGCAGTGCTGCCAGTGATTGCTTTGATACTGTCAATCTACGGTATGTCAAGGATTTACCGCAAGTACTAG